From the genome of Eucalyptus grandis isolate ANBG69807.140 chromosome 2, ASM1654582v1, whole genome shotgun sequence, one region includes:
- the LOC104434158 gene encoding LOW QUALITY PROTEIN: flap endonuclease 1 (The sequence of the model RefSeq protein was modified relative to this genomic sequence to represent the inferred CDS: deleted 1 base in 1 codon; substituted 4 bases at 4 genomic stop codons) yields MGIKGLTKLLADNAPNAMKEQKHESFFLVVVGRKGTQMLTNEAGEITSHLQGMFYWTIRLLEAGIKPIYVFDGRPPDLKKQELAKRYSRNTEYKNAXXALYLLCLQSQNKEDREKFSKRTVKVTXQHNEDCKRLLRLMDVPVVEAPXEAEAQCAALCKAGKVYAVASEDMDSLTFGAPIFLHHLMDPISRKVPVMEFEISKVLRKMNLDMDQFVDLCILFGCDYCESIQGIGGLTALKLISQHGSIENILENINKQRCFLFSDFVPRLVSEKRQPSFSL; encoded by the exons aTGGGCATCAAG GGGCTGACGAAGCTGCTGGCGGACAACGCCCCGAACGCCATGAAGGAGCAGAAGCACGAGAGCTTCTTCCTC GTTGTGGTTGGGAGGAAGGGGACTCAGATGCTCACCAATGAGGCTGGTGAAATCACCAG TCATCTGCAAGGCATGTTTTACTGGACGATTAGGCTGTTAGAAGCGGGGATAAAGCCAat CTACGTATTTGATGGTCGACCTCCTGATTTGAAGAAGCAAGAGCTTGCAAAGCGGTACT CCAGAAACACAGAGTACAAAAATGCTTAGTGAGCTCTGTATTTATTGTGTCTGCAGTCTCAGAACAAGGAAGACAGAGAGAAATTCAGTAAAAGAACCGTGAAG GTGACATAACAGCACAATGAAGACTGCAAAAGACTATTAAGACTTATGGATGTCCCAGTTGTTGAG GCTCCTTAAGAAGCAGAGGCACAATGTGCTGCACTTTGCAAAGCTGGAAAG GTTTATGCAGTTGCTTCTGAAGATATGGATTCCCTTACTTTTGGAGCTCCTATATTCCTTCACCATTTGATGGATCCCATCTCAAGAAAAGTTCCAGTTatggaatttgaaatttccaaGGTACTTAGAAAA ATGAATTTGGATATGGATCAATTCGTTGATCTGTGCATTCTTTTC GGATGTGATTATTGTGAAAGCATTCAAG GTATTGGAGGGCTGACTGCTCTTAAGCTTATCAGTCAACATGGTTCCATAGAAAACATACTAGAGAACATAAACAAGCAAAGGTGCTTCTTATTCTCTGATTTTGTCCCCCGACTCGTAAGCGAAAAAAGGCAGCCAAGTTTCTCATTGTAA
- the LOC104434753 gene encoding TMV resistance protein N-like — protein MPVNETNSQASSGPSYEVFLSFRGPDTRHGFTDCLYNAMVDAGILVFRDDESLRVGEKISDELLQAIENSKIYIPIFSKNYAESHCKALSKHRKKFCTEAVESWKNALIEVGRIKGWNLKKDNGQGELIRSVIRTVSVKLKVAYQNVTEHLVGVDDRVEAIIQKLDVASDGVRFLIIHGMGGVGKTTLTKVVFNKLSSSFDGCCFLADVRESSKGKDGLVNLQNKLLSKLLGRHSINEILDVNDGINKIRGALRNKKVIIVLDDVDEKEQLKSLAENGSWFGSCSKIIVTTRDKSVLTEAPNVSTYEVCEMEFGHALKLFSRHAFNSDSPPNHRVSLSKKIVNTLGRLPLSLEITGSSLRGKDEELWIDTLKKLQKAPPKDVQKILMITYEKLEDEEKEVFLDIACFFVNEGITCPSYMWDDCEYHPHIAIDVLLRMSLIKIKEDKLWMHERVQDHDKTFWMHDQVRDLGREIVRRENFTNPYERSRVWNNDEARSILKEKETILAKE, from the exons ATGCCAGTGAATGAGACGAATTCGCAGGCATCATCTGGACCTTCCTATGAGGTTTTTCTAAGTTTTCGAGGACCAGACACTCGTCATGGATTCACCGATTGTCTTTATAATGCCATGGTAGATGCTGGGATCCTCGTCTTTAGGGATGATGAATCCCTCCGTGTTGGTGAGAAAATTAGTGATGAACTTCTACAAGCAATTGAGAACTCCAAGATTTACATTCCCATATTCTCCAAGAATTATGCCGAGAGTCACTG CAAAGCTCTTTCAAAGCACCGGAAAAAGTTCTGCACTGAAGCAGTAGAATCATGGAAAAATGCTCTTATTGAGGTGGGCAGGATAAAGGGGTGGAACTTGAAGAAAGACAATGG CCAAGGAGAACTGATTCGTTCGGTAATTCGAACGGTTTCGGTTAAGCTGAAGGTTGCATATCAAAATGTGACTGAACATTTAGTTGGAGTTGATGATCGTGTAGAAGCTATAATCCAAAAGTTGGATGTGGCATCTGATGGTGTACGGTTTCTCATAATCCACGGAATGGGCGGGGTTGGCAAAACAACCCTCACTAAAGTCGTCTTCAACAAACTATCTTCTAGCTTTGACGGATGTTGTTTCCTTGCAGATGTTCGAGAATCATCAAAAGGCAAAGATGGTTTGGtaaatttgcaaaataaattgttatCCAAGCTCCTTGGTCGTCATTCTATCAACGAAATTCTTGATGTGAATGACGGAATCAACAAGATTAGAGGAGcacttagaaataaaaaagttatcattgttcttgatgatgtggatgagaAAGAGCAATTGAAAAGTCTTGCAGAAAATGGTAGTTGGTTCGGTTCATGTAGCAAGATTATCGTAACTACTAGGGACAAAAGTGTTCTAACTGAAGCCCCAAATGTTTCAACTTACGAAGTATGTGAAATGGAATTTGGTCATGCTCTTAAGCTTTTTAGTAGGCATGCCTTCAATAGTGACTCTCCACCAAATCATCGTGTCTCCCTTTCCAAAAAAATCGTCAATACTTTAGGAAGGCTTCCTTTATCTCTTGAGATTACAGGTTCATCCCTGCGCGGTAAAGACGAAGAATTATGGATTGACACATTGAAGAAGCTACAAAAAGCTCCTCCCAAGGATGTCCAAAAGATATTGATGATAACTTATGAAAAGTTAGAggatgaagaaaaggaagtatttttggatatagcttgtttttttgttaatgaAGGTATAACATGCCCTTCCTATATGTGGGATGACTGTGAATACCACCCACACATTGCCATTGATGTACTCCTTCGcatgtccttaataaaaatcaaagaggACAAATTATGGATGCATGAACGAGTGCAGGACCACGACAAAACtttttggatgcatgaccaagtgCGGGACCTCGGAAGGGAAATCGTCCGTCGAGAGAACTTCACCAATCCCTATGAGCGTAGTAGAGTGTGGAACAATGACGAAGCCCGGAGCATTCTAAAGGAGAAAGAG ACTATTCTTGcaaaagaataa
- the LOC120289551 gene encoding flap endonuclease 1-like, with protein MFTCFLNGYQIPDKWPYSEARLLLKGPIVSTEEQPEIKWTAPNEEGLISFLVDENGFNIDRVTNAIEKIKAAKDESSQGW; from the exons ATGTTTACTTGTTTTTTGAATGGGTATCAGATACCAGATAAATGGCCCTATAGTGAAGCTCGCCTGCTTTTGAAGGGGCCAATAGTTTCTACAGAAGAACAACCTGAGATAAAATGGACTGCTCCAAACGAGGAG GGCTTAATTTCCTTTCTCGTGGATGAGAATGGGTTCAACATTGACAGAGTGACGAAT GCGATAGAGAAGATTAAGGCAGCTAAGGATGAGTCATCACAAGGCTGGTAA